In the genome of Populus trichocarpa isolate Nisqually-1 chromosome 10, P.trichocarpa_v4.1, whole genome shotgun sequence, the window ATCctcatcttttattttgagattgaGTTTATATTTCGTGGCATTGCCTGTTCCCTTCTCAGACCATCGCAgaatgtttttcattaattacaaataaataaccAACATGCGCATGAATACAATAGGATATcggaaaacatttttcatcGCCTGGTCCCCTTTTAAATCTCTGATAATATAAATACAatctttgataattaaaaaaacaaataacttttcatgtagtgaaaaataatttatgatctTTGTAATCAATAAatttcattcatattttgttttgttttgtggttAAGTAAAGTCTTGTACATCAGGATTAAATTCACCTATCTACCTTAAAATAAAGACAAATTATAACTATATTATAGGTTGTTAatggtaaaagtttgggattAAAGGGTTTGCTTTCCTTGTATGATAGTCACCGgagatttatatggtcgttaactttaagaTCCgtaagattagttgaggtacacgcAAACTGaaccggacacccacgttaataataataaaaaaaattattcatatttaaattaaaaaattcctgaaaattttattttctatcaccTCGTGAGATTCGAAAAGGTGTAGCAGGTAAAAGATACTGCAAGAATCATCAAACCATCATTCGTGATAACTTTTTCTAAATTTACAATTTACATTTTCTCCCTTGTTTTGAATATGAAAAGATTACAGCAATTATAAACGATAATTGGCAGCCATgtattgagtttttattatattttattaattattaatcatattaaaatttaaatatttatattctatttatctAATTTCAGATATTAAAAACCATTCATTAATTTCAGTTGATCTACATGGAATTCGATTTAAATTACCACACCTAATATAATTTAACCCTTTTCTATTCTTGGCATGGGAGCATATGCTTGAATAATTCTATCCTCTTTTCTTCCGGGGTATTAAAGCAATTTCGACAAGTGCACATTTGAAAAAGATTTCagctttctatttttaatttatcgtCCATCGAAactcgagagagagagagagagagagagagagagagaactatTCTGGTGGCGTTGCGACGGCGGGTTCTCTTATCTGAGAGAGAAGGCACGGTAAATGCTCCACTGACCAAGAGAAGAGATCTCCACGCAAAGCAATCTcctttctctctgtttcttttttctttcttagatCTGCAATTAGTCTAacctttaaatattattatttagctACCTCTACAGAATTATTTCACTGGAAAAAACCCCCCTTTCTTGCTCTAATTTCGTGATAATTATCATCACGGAAATTAGAACACCtgctattaatttttatttatattaataggagggattttttttaactatttaattataattaagaagaagacgaagataGAGGGGTTTTTTCTGTGATTTTGATCGGAGCATGTTTTGATGGTAATGGGGTCTGACAAAGAAGCAAAGGCCTCCTCTTCTCAAAACATGGACATGTCTATCGCAGGCAAGCTACTTCTTCGCTCTCTTTCCGCTCTTACTTTCATGATTTCGATTTCAAGTTatgtctttcctttttttattagaaaaatcatcCGTGAATTGAACTGCTATGAATTTTACGTCGATTTGAACCTTCTGGATTTTCCATGTAAGCAGATCCATGATCTAActgcaaaagaaaattttcagtTTTGAATATCTTGTGCCTTCATTTTTCGAGGTTTCCATGtggtaaagtttatttttttatccgttTTATTTTGGCGGAACAAGGTGGAAATGATTAGGTGAGCGTGTAGGTAATTTAATTTAGCTCAGCATATTGACAGTAGAAAATGTGTATGATAGAGAGAGCTCGTGTTGCTACTTGTTGGCCTGCTTCCGGTTGAAAAGGAAAACCAGGAACGCCATACAATATGAAGTTTTGAAGGAATGAATTTTTGTACCTGCCAAATTCTATGGCCTGAGAGAATTGCTGTATTTTGCAGGTCTTCACGAAAGGCATCAGCAGGAACTCGAGAATTTGACGATGACTGGACAACCCTTCAAAACattgaagttttttgttttggctATGGTTCAATACTGTAAGAGATCAGTATTCTACCTTTTGGCTAAAGGTGGTTGGCTAATGCTATTAAGCACAGTGGTAGCAGCTGTTGGAATTGTGCTTGTGACCATTGACGGCCCTCATGAAAAGGTATTGCAGCGTATAGAAAATTGTAGGTACTTTGAGTTCACTTAAAGTTATGTTCCTATGGATGAAATTATAAGTGAAAGgttatgttttgtatgttttggattgctACTGCCATGGTACTATAATGTTCCCTATGGTCAAACCTTTTCCCATGCATGTGAATACATTAAGATCTGCATATGCTGTTTATCTCTCTCACTGTGAGCATTCATGCTGTTCCATCATTAACCACTCTACTTCAAATTTACAGAGTGGGATTTTGCTTACTTGCTGTGTCATGTTTCTGCAGCATGTTGAGGAACTTTCTAATTATCTGCGATTTGGATTGTGGTGGATTGCCCTTGGCGTTGCATCATCTATTGGTCTTGGTGAGCAAAATTTACTttgatgaatataaaaaaactctggCATTGGGAACAGTGAAGAGTGTCGGCAACTATATGAGTGCTTCGAATTTGGGGGCAACTTTTGGTGCACATAATTATTGATAATGTTTTTGCCACATAAGTTAATTTAgtacaagtttttttcttagttttgtaTTCCAAGgttttcaaaatcataaaatccaACATTGTAGCTGGACAAGGGACCCTTTATCTTTATCATCCTCTTTATCCTTGCCTGATAAACTCTAGTTGCATGGTAGTTAGGCTGTGCCCTGTGCTTGTAAAGTGTGTCAATTTACTTCTCACATGATTTTTGGTCTATTGTTTTGGCTTCAttcacataaattaatttagatctGCAATTCACCGAACTTGATCTCTTAtctcttcttttgtttgttttcttaaattttatttcaggaTCTGGTTTGCAtacttttgttctttatttgggTCCTCACATTGCCTTGTTCACGATCAAGGCAATGCAATGTGGCCGAGTTGATTTAAAAAGTGCTCCATATGATACAATACAGCTGAAAAGAGTTCCTTCATGGCTTGGCAAAGATTGCAAGGAGTTTGGGGACCCAGTGTTTCCATTCTCACATGGATTGCGGGTTCCTATTAGCAGCATTTTGTTCCAGGTCCAGATAGAGGCTATTTTGTGGGGCGTTGGGACTGCACTTGGGGAGCTTCCTCCTTATTTTATCTCAAGGGCAGGTATGCGCTAAGTTTCTGCATTTGTAATACATTTATCTGGTAAAAACAATTGCCGAGAATGAAATGCTTATCTTCTGATCTTGTGACCATCCATATGCACTGAGGTTGATGTCATACTATCGGACTGAATGTCTGGATTAATATGATAGTTTGGGGTATCAGACATGATTTTCTTCACAGATTATACAGAGGACTATTTTGGTTTTTCCACTTTTGAGATTATATGAAACCTAGGATCTTTAAACCCCATTTATTACTAGGGAGACAATTTAATCCGAACCTAATAGATATCAACCTGAATAGATGGATATTTTTTCGATTGTTACTTTACCCAATGAGTAGTGGGTAAGGTATGAATATTGTCAAACCTGACCCAAAACTTGTCCGAACCTaacccaaaatatatttttacactatattgatatatttgtagaacatttagattttttttaatacaatatgatatatacacatcttaatattaaaataaaacacggatgttatatttataattttataatttaaatctgattattattattggatcataaataataattagataatgAATACCCATATAGATAACCGAAATCTGATGATAGTTtatgaatatctaaattttttactcGATAGGTAACGGGGTAGGGTACGTATATCAAGAAATATGACCCGCGGGTACCCATTGCCACCCCTATTTATTACCAAACATGTTTCTATTACtattatcaacaacaacaacaacaacaacagcaaggCCTCAATCCCTACTAGTAGGAGTTGGCTGTAACCAAATCCACCTCAATATCAAGATGCACCTCAATATCAAgatgttgaaagaaaaaaagaaaaatatcatggGTTATTATTCTCAAGTGCATatctgattctttttttctttctttttttttctttatgagaaAACTGTTTATTCTATCTGTTGTCATTGGTGAGAGTATGGTAGTTGCTGAACattagttttgatttaatatgtttaCCTCTCAGCATAATTGTTCTTGCATgtatttgatttaatatgttaaccTCTCAGCATAATTGTTCTTGCAAATTGATTACATCGCTTTGAGCAGCACGTATATCAGGTAGCAAGTTGGATGCCATGGAAGAATTGGATGCTTCTTTAGATGAAAATAGTGGAATCATAGCTACTCGCCTCACAGCAATCAAACATTGGCTTCTGACCCACTCTCAACATTTGAACTTCTTCACGATTTTAGTGCTTGCTTCGGTTAGTGCAATGCCCATCTATATTTTATACTATTAAGTTTTTTCTGAAAATAGCTCTGATTGTTCCACGAGagacttttttttgttctcttggTGCTCATGCCTGCATTAAGATCCTTACTGACTCTTCCTAGTTGAAATGCTCTGACATGCATTCAATTGCCCTTTTTAAACCTGTTTAATGTTTGTAATCTATCCTCACAGGTGCAATATTTCCTTAATAATTTGACATTGTTTTAGTGTTCATGTGGGGCAACTACCAGGTCTGATAACAAATGGGCCTGGCTTcttacaatttttaaaattttgttcaaattacaaattatatttttagataatattggCTCTACTCTTACTGTTTTCATTGTATTTATGAGGTGTGCTTTTCATGAAACATAAGAACaaagtaattttattcttctatgTCATCAGATACATGGCATTGGTACTAACAAGTCGACGTTGATTAGTATCTGTTCATGCCATATTCATTCCTTATTAATGTGCAACT includes:
- the LOC7496584 gene encoding vacuole membrane protein KMS1 isoform X1, with amino-acid sequence MVMGSDKEAKASSSQNMDMSIAGLHERHQQELENLTMTGQPFKTLKFFVLAMVQYCKRSVFYLLAKGGWLMLLSTVVAAVGIVLVTIDGPHEKHVEELSNYLRFGLWWIALGVASSIGLGSGLHTFVLYLGPHIALFTIKAMQCGRVDLKSAPYDTIQLKRVPSWLGKDCKEFGDPVFPFSHGLRVPISSILFQVQIEAILWGVGTALGELPPYFISRAARISGSKLDAMEELDASLDENSGIIATRLTAIKHWLLTHSQHLNFFTILVLASVPNPLFDLAGIMCGQFGVPFWKFFAATLIGKAIVKTHIQTIFIISVCNNQLLNWIENELIWVLSLIPGFAPALPHLTAKLHAMKEKYMAPAPPASSDMKVKNWDFSFAGMWNTVVWLMLLNFFFKIVNSTAQSYLKKQQEKEIGALTNSASALTHSD
- the LOC7496584 gene encoding vacuole membrane protein KMS1 isoform X2, with protein sequence MVMGSDKEAKASSSQNMDMSIAGLHERHQQELENLTMTGQPFKTLKFFVLAMVQYCKRSVFYLLAKGGWLMLLSTVVAAVGIVLVTIDGPHEKHVEELSNYLRFGLWWIALGVASSIGLGSGLHTFVLYLGPHIALFTIKAMQCGRVDLKSAPYDTIQLKRVPSWLGKDCKEFGDPVFPFSHGLRVPISSILFQVQIEAILWGVGTALGELPPYFISRAGSKLDAMEELDASLDENSGIIATRLTAIKHWLLTHSQHLNFFTILVLASVPNPLFDLAGIMCGQFGVPFWKFFAATLIGKAIVKTHIQTIFIISVCNNQLLNWIENELIWVLSLIPGFAPALPHLTAKLHAMKEKYMAPAPPASSDMKVKNWDFSFAGMWNTVVWLMLLNFFFKIVNSTAQSYLKKQQEKEIGALTNSASALTHSD